A single window of Oceanococcus atlanticus DNA harbors:
- a CDS encoding SDR family oxidoreductase, whose translation MGICNNRTVIITGAGGGLGKAYAEALASEGANVVVNDIRLDAAQAVVDAITAQGGKALANSGDITDMAGAQSIVDAALAAFGEVHAVVNNAGIVRDRMFLKMSAQDWDDVIRVHLRGHFCLANILANRWRDLHKDGVTVGGRIINTSSGAGLQGSVGQTNYAAAKGGVATMTLVQAAELRRYGITANALAPAARTGMTEEVFADMMKKPDGESFDFFDPANVAPIVVWLCSELSAECTGKVFESQGGQLSIASGWKTGPIKDKKARWEPAELTDVVRELIETSPQAQKVYGT comes from the coding sequence ATGGGAATTTGTAATAACCGCACGGTGATCATCACCGGCGCTGGTGGTGGTTTGGGCAAGGCGTATGCCGAGGCACTGGCCTCTGAGGGCGCCAATGTGGTGGTCAACGATATTCGGCTGGACGCCGCGCAGGCGGTGGTCGATGCGATCACGGCGCAAGGTGGCAAGGCGCTGGCCAACAGTGGCGACATCACCGACATGGCGGGGGCGCAGAGCATTGTTGATGCGGCGCTGGCGGCCTTTGGTGAGGTGCATGCGGTGGTCAACAACGCCGGCATCGTGCGTGATCGCATGTTCCTGAAGATGTCGGCGCAGGATTGGGATGATGTGATCCGTGTGCATCTGCGCGGCCATTTCTGCCTGGCCAACATCCTGGCCAATCGCTGGCGCGATCTGCACAAGGATGGCGTCACCGTGGGTGGTCGCATCATCAACACCTCATCCGGTGCGGGGCTGCAGGGTTCGGTCGGGCAGACCAACTATGCGGCGGCCAAGGGTGGTGTGGCGACGATGACGCTGGTGCAGGCGGCGGAGTTGCGACGCTACGGGATCACCGCGAATGCGTTGGCCCCGGCGGCGCGCACCGGCATGACCGAGGAAGTCTTTGCCGACATGATGAAGAAGCCGGACGGTGAATCCTTCGATTTCTTCGACCCGGCCAATGTGGCCCCGATTGTGGTGTGGCTGTGTTCGGAGCTGTCGGCGGAGTGCACCGGCAAGGTGTTCGAGAGCCAGGGTGGTCAGCTGTCGATTGCCAGTGGTTGGAAGACCGGGCCGATCAAAGACAAGAAGGCGCGCTGGGAGCCGGCCGAGCTGACCGATGTGGTGCGCGAGTTGATTGAAACGTCGCCGCAGGCTCAGAAGGTTTACGGGACCTAA
- a CDS encoding acetyl-CoA C-acetyltransferase, with protein sequence MAHAYIVDAVRTPTGRRKGSLAHMHGADLGAHVIKALLERNAIPADDYDDVMFGCVDAIGPLAGNIGRTCWLTAGGPLSVPGVTVDRQCGSSQQAVHFAAQAIMAGVNDVVIAGGVQTMTQIPIGSAMLAAKPLGFSDPFSGSTGWTERFGDEPVSQFYGAEKMVKKWNLNRREMEEFALESHRRGIQAIKEGRFDREIVPVGDFAMDETTRETSLEKMAELDVLAEGGTLTAAVASQTCDGASAVLVVSEAALKRYNLTPRARIVHMEVMGDDPIYMLTAPIPATERAMQRSGMSLDQIDLVEINEAFAPVPLSWLKETGYPHEKTNVNGGAIALGHPLGATGTKLMTTLLHELERTGGRYGLQTMCEGGGVANVTIIERL encoded by the coding sequence ATGGCACATGCCTATATCGTAGACGCAGTGCGGACCCCGACCGGACGTCGCAAAGGTTCGCTGGCACACATGCACGGCGCCGATCTCGGCGCGCATGTGATCAAGGCGCTGCTTGAGCGCAATGCGATTCCGGCCGACGACTACGACGACGTGATGTTCGGCTGCGTCGATGCGATTGGTCCGCTGGCCGGCAACATCGGGCGGACTTGCTGGTTGACCGCCGGTGGCCCGTTGTCGGTGCCCGGCGTGACGGTGGATCGGCAATGCGGGTCGTCCCAGCAGGCGGTGCATTTCGCCGCTCAGGCGATCATGGCCGGGGTCAATGATGTGGTCATCGCCGGTGGCGTGCAGACCATGACCCAGATTCCGATCGGCTCGGCCATGCTGGCGGCCAAGCCGCTGGGCTTTTCTGATCCGTTCTCGGGCAGCACGGGCTGGACCGAGCGTTTCGGGGATGAGCCGGTGTCGCAGTTCTACGGCGCCGAGAAGATGGTCAAGAAGTGGAATCTGAACCGTCGCGAGATGGAGGAGTTTGCGCTGGAGTCGCATCGTCGCGGCATCCAGGCGATCAAGGAGGGGCGTTTTGATCGTGAGATCGTGCCGGTTGGCGATTTCGCCATGGACGAGACCACGCGTGAAACCTCGCTGGAGAAGATGGCTGAGCTGGATGTGCTGGCCGAAGGCGGCACGCTTACGGCGGCGGTGGCCAGCCAGACCTGTGACGGTGCATCGGCGGTGCTGGTGGTGTCCGAAGCCGCGCTCAAGCGTTACAACCTGACACCGCGTGCGCGCATCGTGCACATGGAAGTGATGGGCGACGATCCGATCTACATGCTGACGGCGCCGATCCCGGCGACCGAGCGGGCGATGCAGCGCAGCGGTATGTCGCTGGATCAGATTGATCTGGTCGAGATCAATGAGGCCTTCGCGCCGGTGCCGTTGTCGTGGCTCAAGGAAACCGGTTATCCGCATGAGAAAACCAATGTGAATGGCGGGGCGATTGCTCTGGGCCATCCGCTGGGTGCGACCGGCACCAAGTTGATGACGACACTGCTGCATGAGCTGGAGCGCACGGGTGGCCGTTATGGGCTGCAGACCATGTGTGAAGGCGGTGGCGTGGCCAACGTGACAATCATCGAACGTTTGTAG
- a CDS encoding acyl-CoA dehydrogenase family protein, whose amino-acid sequence MNFSFDDQQVQFRDAVRSFLVVQAAPEVLREHWETTDSGRSPEMRQKITEQGLTALSVPEAYGGLQQGDLDWVLLLQEVGYHGIPDSLSDAAYVGVGIVAALEDEAFKSEWLGRMCEGKARLAISHPLNPLVHDAQIADLILLWHNDEVHAATPDQVGLELNPSIDASRRLYKLDWTPSDATRVCDAASGKAIWAQAVNRAAVAVGAQMVGLAQRMLDLGVDYSAQRKQFGKPIGSFQAIKHQMADIAVKIEFARPVLHRAAYALQHGDATLEAKVSHARLACAEAALLAARNAMQAHGAMGYTWEADLQMFMKRAWALESFWGDRLFHKQRVAQALFAADAQIGPGTTF is encoded by the coding sequence ATGAATTTTTCTTTTGATGATCAACAGGTTCAATTCCGCGATGCGGTGCGCAGTTTTCTCGTTGTGCAAGCCGCGCCCGAAGTGCTGCGCGAGCACTGGGAAACCACCGATTCGGGCCGTTCGCCGGAGATGCGCCAGAAGATCACCGAGCAGGGCCTGACCGCACTGTCGGTGCCCGAAGCCTACGGCGGGCTTCAGCAGGGCGACCTCGACTGGGTGCTGCTGCTGCAGGAAGTGGGTTATCACGGCATTCCTGATTCGCTGTCCGATGCCGCTTATGTCGGGGTCGGGATAGTGGCGGCCCTGGAGGATGAGGCGTTCAAGAGCGAATGGCTGGGGCGGATGTGTGAAGGCAAGGCGCGCCTGGCCATTTCGCACCCGCTCAACCCGCTGGTGCACGACGCCCAGATCGCAGATCTGATTCTGCTCTGGCACAACGATGAAGTGCATGCGGCCACGCCGGATCAGGTGGGACTGGAATTGAACCCCAGCATTGATGCGTCGCGTCGCCTGTACAAGCTCGACTGGACGCCCAGTGACGCCACCCGGGTGTGCGATGCCGCCAGCGGCAAAGCGATCTGGGCCCAGGCGGTCAACCGTGCGGCGGTGGCGGTCGGGGCGCAGATGGTCGGGCTGGCCCAGCGCATGCTCGATCTGGGGGTGGATTATTCGGCCCAGCGCAAGCAGTTCGGCAAGCCGATCGGGTCATTCCAGGCGATCAAGCATCAGATGGCCGATATCGCGGTCAAGATCGAGTTCGCGCGACCGGTGCTGCATCGGGCTGCCTATGCTTTGCAGCATGGCGATGCGACGCTCGAAGCCAAGGTCTCTCATGCCCGCTTGGCCTGTGCAGAGGCGGCGCTGCTGGCCGCCCGCAATGCCATGCAGGCGCATGGTGCCATGGGCTACACCTGGGAAGCCGATCTGCAGATGTTCATGAAACGCGCCTGGGCGCTGGAATCGTTCTGGGGGGATCGCCTGTTTCACAAGCAGCGTGTGGCCCAGGCCTTGTTTGCGGCTGACGCACAGATCGGCCCCGGCACCACGTTCTAG
- a CDS encoding acyl-CoA dehydrogenase family protein has product MDLNYTQEQQQFRATVRCWLETHVPSAPLPSFDTEEGFAAHRQWEAKLASQGYSAVTWPKDLGGLGADLIEWLIFEEEYWRAGAPGRVNQNGIFLLAPTLMEYGTAEQKARFLPRMATSEDTWAQGWSEPGAGSDMAAIRSTARREGDEFVINGQKIWSTRAVYADWLFGLFRSESGSSRHHGLSFILMPLDLPGITVRPIRQLNGLPGFAEIFFDNVRVPANNLLGGEGEGWRIAMATAGFERGLMLRSPARFQKTAADLVALYQANRERCDADPAIRDAVMKCWMDAEAYTLATYATASRLAKGAKIGAEASTNKIFWSELDVKMHETAMSILGARAELMPHAPQAEGIAQWLDGFLFSLAGPIYAGTNEIQRNIIAERMLGMPRA; this is encoded by the coding sequence ATGGATCTGAATTACACCCAAGAGCAACAGCAGTTTCGCGCCACCGTGCGTTGCTGGCTTGAAACCCATGTGCCGAGCGCGCCGTTGCCCAGCTTCGACACTGAAGAAGGCTTCGCCGCACACCGTCAGTGGGAGGCCAAGCTGGCCAGCCAGGGTTACAGCGCAGTGACCTGGCCCAAGGACCTGGGCGGTCTGGGCGCCGATCTGATCGAGTGGCTGATCTTCGAGGAAGAATACTGGCGCGCCGGTGCGCCAGGGCGGGTCAACCAAAACGGAATCTTCCTGCTTGCGCCGACCCTGATGGAATACGGCACAGCCGAACAGAAGGCCCGTTTTCTGCCGCGCATGGCGACCAGCGAAGACACCTGGGCGCAGGGTTGGTCTGAGCCGGGCGCCGGTTCGGACATGGCGGCCATTCGCAGTACGGCGCGGCGCGAGGGCGATGAGTTTGTCATCAATGGCCAGAAGATCTGGTCAACCCGTGCGGTGTATGCCGACTGGTTGTTCGGCCTGTTCCGCAGCGAATCGGGTTCCTCACGCCATCATGGGTTGAGCTTCATCCTCATGCCGCTGGATCTGCCGGGCATCACGGTGCGTCCGATTCGTCAGCTCAATGGCCTGCCGGGCTTTGCCGAAATCTTTTTCGACAATGTGCGTGTACCGGCCAACAATCTGCTTGGGGGTGAGGGCGAAGGTTGGCGCATTGCCATGGCCACGGCCGGATTCGAGCGCGGCCTGATGCTGCGCTCGCCGGCGCGTTTTCAGAAAACCGCGGCTGATCTTGTTGCCCTGTATCAGGCCAACCGTGAACGCTGCGACGCCGACCCCGCGATTCGTGATGCGGTGATGAAATGCTGGATGGATGCCGAGGCATACACCCTGGCCACTTATGCCACCGCGTCGCGTCTGGCCAAGGGCGCCAAGATCGGTGCTGAGGCCAGCACCAACAAGATTTTCTGGTCGGAGCTGGACGTCAAGATGCACGAGACGGCCATGAGCATACTCGGCGCGCGCGCCGAGCTGATGCCGCATGCACCGCAGGCCGAAGGTATAGCTCAGTGGCTGGACGGCTTCCTGTTCTCGCTGGCCGGGCCGATCTACGCCGGTACCAACGAAATTCAACGCAACATCATCGCCGAACGCATGCTCGGCATGCCTCGCGCGTAA
- a CDS encoding enoyl-CoA hydratase family protein: protein MSSTFQTSIDQGIAELVIHQPPVNALDSAGWHALADEIERLGSTDGVRVIVIRAEGRGFCAGVDIKELNAHPERIVDVNAGNYRSFEAVHRNPVPVIVAVHGFVLGGGIGITGAADIVVAADNASFGVPEVDRGAMGGGAHLQRLFGVQKVRMMYFTGQPIDAAEAYRLGAVEKVVAPEALRETALEIGRQIAAKSTTMIRLAKESLNGIEDGNLEDKYRWEQGFTLQAYTSKDSAETRKAFVEKREASFD from the coding sequence ATGAGCTCAACGTTTCAGACTTCCATAGACCAGGGCATCGCCGAACTGGTCATCCATCAACCGCCGGTGAATGCGCTGGACAGCGCGGGCTGGCATGCACTGGCCGACGAGATCGAGCGGCTGGGTTCCACCGATGGGGTGCGCGTGATCGTGATCCGCGCCGAAGGGCGCGGCTTCTGTGCCGGTGTCGACATCAAGGAGCTCAACGCGCATCCGGAGCGCATCGTTGATGTCAACGCCGGCAATTACCGCAGCTTTGAAGCGGTGCACCGCAATCCGGTGCCGGTGATCGTTGCGGTGCACGGATTCGTGCTCGGTGGTGGCATCGGCATCACCGGCGCGGCTGACATCGTGGTGGCGGCTGACAACGCCAGCTTCGGCGTGCCGGAAGTGGACCGCGGCGCGATGGGCGGCGGGGCGCATTTGCAGCGCCTGTTCGGTGTGCAGAAGGTGCGCATGATGTATTTCACCGGCCAGCCGATTGATGCGGCCGAAGCCTACCGTCTGGGTGCGGTTGAAAAGGTAGTGGCGCCGGAGGCGCTGCGTGAGACCGCGCTAGAGATTGGCCGACAGATCGCGGCCAAGAGCACCACCATGATTCGCCTGGCCAAGGAATCCCTCAACGGCATTGAGGACGGCAACCTGGAAGACAAGTACCGCTGGGAGCAGGGTTTCACGCTGCAGGCTTACACCAGCAAGGATTCAGCGGAGACACGCAAGGCCTTCGTGGAAAAACGGGAAGCGAGTTTCGACTGA
- a CDS encoding OmpW/AlkL family protein: MSSKAKQLACAVGLSLAIAPAFAGEAGDMIIRAGLASVNPASDNGPTVTVDNATGLGISLTYMVSPSVGVELLGASPFEHDIKLASNDTRIGKTSHLPPTLLLNYHFPVSGPISAYLGAGINHTVFFEEEINPAVAQNIELDASTGLALQFGTNFQLTQAWGVSLAWWHIDIDTDATLTAADGNRSKIPVEIDPWVVMVGGSYRF, translated from the coding sequence ATGAGCAGCAAAGCAAAACAACTGGCCTGTGCGGTTGGGCTGTCGTTAGCGATCGCTCCGGCATTTGCCGGTGAGGCCGGCGATATGATCATTCGTGCTGGTCTGGCCAGCGTAAACCCGGCCAGCGACAACGGGCCAACGGTGACGGTCGACAATGCCACCGGTCTGGGCATTTCGCTGACCTACATGGTCAGCCCATCGGTTGGCGTGGAACTGTTGGGCGCATCGCCTTTCGAGCACGACATCAAGCTGGCCAGTAACGACACCCGCATCGGCAAGACCAGCCACCTGCCTCCGACCCTGCTGCTGAACTACCACTTTCCGGTCAGCGGCCCCATTTCCGCCTACCTGGGTGCCGGCATCAATCACACCGTGTTCTTTGAGGAAGAGATCAACCCGGCTGTGGCCCAGAATATCGAACTGGATGCTTCTACCGGCTTGGCCCTGCAGTTCGGCACCAACTTCCAGCTCACCCAAGCATGGGGGGTCAGTCTGGCCTGGTGGCACATCGACATCGACACCGACGCCACACTTACAGCAGCCGATGGCAATCGTTCGAAAATCCCGGTCGAAATCGACCCTTGGGTCGTGATGGTGGGCGGCTCCTACCGCTTTTGA
- a CDS encoding CsbD family protein produces MSNSDTLKGNWKQLKGNIRSHWAELTEDDVEGVKGDWQNLVGKIQEKYGIARDKAEEQASNFMRKAKDKLNSTA; encoded by the coding sequence ATGAGTAACTCGGACACTTTGAAAGGCAACTGGAAACAGTTGAAAGGCAATATCCGCAGCCACTGGGCCGAACTCACCGAAGATGATGTCGAAGGTGTGAAAGGCGACTGGCAGAACCTGGTCGGCAAGATTCAGGAAAAGTACGGCATTGCCCGCGACAAAGCCGAAGAACAGGCTTCAAACTTCATGCGCAAGGCCAAAGACAAGCTCAACAGCACAGCTTGA
- a CDS encoding DUF1328 domain-containing protein, with protein MLRLAIMFFVIAIIAAIFGFGGIATAATDIAQLLFFVFLALFVVFAITNALSGRKPPV; from the coding sequence ATGTTACGACTCGCAATCATGTTTTTCGTGATCGCCATCATTGCCGCCATTTTCGGCTTTGGTGGAATTGCCACGGCAGCGACTGACATTGCGCAACTGCTGTTCTTTGTATTTCTTGCGCTGTTTGTTGTGTTCGCAATTACCAATGCCTTGAGCGGGCGCAAGCCGCCGGTTTAG
- the cls gene encoding cardiolipin synthase, protein MRQSNGFRCMVSTVAELIDTLSALRFSWSLVWLIHLGLAPLAMAHVLLTKRLPQASFGWLLVIAGVPLLGIIVYGIFGVNRIHRRAQRFNRGHARQHNALTQQDDEALVQALPQAWQSMARAGKKLSGLPLTGGNTVEHFHTGEQLFPVMMEALRNARQSIYIASYTFDLGGIGKEFVALLVAAKERGVDVRVLVDCIGDRVISQSSVITALQQQGVPALHFLPPTLWPPIVHLNLRNHRKILIVDKTQGFAGGINITQKNCRSTDHQPSNDDHFRFTGAVVNQLLAVFAEDWAFTAQKKNDITLMETPRQDGQTACRVIPDGPDHADDQILLLMTAAASQARTSLTLFSPYFLPTEPLIGALRVAALRGVRVRVLIPSRSNYGVVDWACRHYLPDLVQAGLEIYAIGEPFLHSKLFLVDEYYAMVGSTNIDPRSLHLNFELMVEIYDADVVKRLQQHADEQFAKAERITLEQLRAQPLALRLRNAIAGLAQPYL, encoded by the coding sequence ATGCGCCAAAGCAACGGCTTCCGTTGCATGGTGTCGACGGTGGCTGAGCTGATCGACACGCTCTCGGCGCTGCGTTTTTCGTGGTCGCTGGTGTGGCTAATCCACCTCGGGCTGGCGCCGCTTGCCATGGCGCACGTGTTGCTGACCAAGCGCTTGCCGCAGGCCAGCTTCGGCTGGTTGCTGGTGATCGCCGGTGTGCCGTTGCTAGGCATCATTGTGTACGGCATTTTCGGTGTGAACCGTATTCACCGTCGCGCCCAGCGCTTCAATCGCGGTCATGCCAGGCAACACAACGCCCTCACCCAGCAGGATGATGAAGCGCTGGTGCAGGCGTTGCCACAGGCCTGGCAAAGCATGGCCCGCGCGGGGAAAAAACTGAGTGGGCTGCCTCTGACCGGGGGCAACACGGTCGAGCATTTCCACACCGGAGAGCAGCTGTTTCCGGTGATGATGGAAGCGCTGCGTAACGCCAGGCAGAGTATCTACATCGCCTCCTACACCTTTGATCTTGGCGGTATCGGCAAAGAGTTCGTGGCCTTGTTGGTCGCCGCAAAAGAGCGTGGCGTGGATGTCCGTGTGCTGGTCGATTGCATCGGCGACCGGGTCATCAGCCAGTCGAGCGTGATCACGGCCTTGCAGCAGCAGGGCGTACCTGCGCTGCACTTTCTGCCGCCAACGCTGTGGCCACCCATTGTTCACCTCAATCTTCGCAATCACAGAAAAATTCTGATCGTCGACAAAACGCAGGGTTTTGCGGGCGGTATCAACATCACGCAGAAGAACTGCCGCAGCACTGATCATCAGCCCTCCAACGATGATCATTTTCGCTTCACCGGCGCGGTGGTGAATCAGCTTCTGGCCGTGTTTGCCGAGGACTGGGCGTTCACGGCACAGAAGAAAAATGACATCACCTTGATGGAGACCCCGCGCCAGGATGGGCAGACCGCGTGCCGTGTCATTCCGGATGGGCCTGATCACGCGGATGATCAGATACTGCTACTCATGACCGCTGCCGCGAGTCAGGCGAGAACGTCGCTGACCCTGTTCAGTCCGTATTTTCTACCCACCGAGCCGCTCATCGGCGCCTTGCGCGTGGCCGCTCTGCGGGGTGTCCGGGTGCGTGTGTTAATTCCCAGTCGCAGCAACTATGGCGTGGTGGACTGGGCCTGCCGCCATTACCTGCCAGACCTTGTGCAGGCGGGGCTGGAGATCTACGCCATCGGCGAGCCATTTCTGCACAGCAAGTTGTTTCTGGTCGATGAGTATTACGCGATGGTCGGTTCGACCAACATCGACCCAAGAAGTCTGCATCTGAACTTCGAACTCATGGTTGAAATTTACGATGCGGATGTTGTGAAACGCCTTCAGCAGCATGCCGATGAGCAATTCGCCAAGGCTGAGCGGATCACGCTTGAGCAGCTTCGGGCGCAGCCGCTGGCGCTGCGACTCAGAAACGCAATCGCCGGTCTCGCTCAGCCCTATCTCTAG
- a CDS encoding S8/S53 family peptidase — MSACQQGGRVGPDATSGFVVRAGDVCLGEGESMLLAEWEGSAGLPGDAADQPVAVPPGCQFDTLTVRVEWDVAAEDLDLEIVNPDGAVEGSSGAFNLQSGDASETAVIASPVSGEYIARVNNFAGVQTPFTGKATLECTTPGGCLAGDNVANDDDVPGPALAPDTRVIVSVIDSAINPYHEFYYAGSAIYADAAPSAVTPAVLQELGVRDENILELTRSGNLQADVEADAAIWASVKRGETYWVKGTNVVFISYAGGELAPLAPSTDKSAHGVGTSAAVLLANPEAVILFVETEGALGSDVAHDFAFLHPAVDILTTSYGVSIPNTGFPLPEWRTFHNSYPAVVEMGKLHFSSGGNGPGLTPLRAGAGPWWSIGVSGVEEGTSEGRAALSGLFPDFLSDFTQDLPYCHDAEDCYSNVGGTSFSTPRAAGVASRVLLDARRLSAHKGGIREHQGQAVMVASEGLSISNWLLRRALEQAAFVPDSLAYDPVSGVTDIVGIPINPLAPWLQVGWGDLTADPEKGVVSAALAHLGYPGDAREKALGFCEFQTEVIAVRKLYWDNIAATLPDVLGGDAPPPALDEDPFIYCESMLPF, encoded by the coding sequence TTGTCAGCATGTCAGCAAGGTGGTCGTGTTGGTCCTGACGCGACGTCCGGTTTTGTTGTCCGCGCTGGTGATGTCTGCCTTGGCGAAGGCGAAAGCATGCTGCTGGCCGAGTGGGAAGGCTCTGCCGGCCTGCCGGGCGATGCTGCGGATCAGCCGGTGGCGGTGCCGCCGGGGTGTCAGTTCGATACGCTGACCGTCCGGGTTGAGTGGGATGTTGCAGCTGAAGATCTGGATCTGGAAATCGTCAATCCGGATGGTGCGGTGGAAGGCTCCTCGGGTGCGTTCAATCTGCAAAGTGGCGATGCCTCCGAAACCGCGGTGATCGCCTCACCGGTGAGCGGCGAGTACATTGCCCGGGTCAACAACTTTGCCGGCGTGCAGACCCCGTTCACAGGCAAGGCCACGCTTGAGTGCACCACACCGGGTGGCTGTCTGGCCGGCGATAACGTGGCTAACGATGACGATGTGCCCGGTCCAGCGCTGGCGCCGGATACCCGCGTCATCGTCAGCGTGATCGATTCAGCCATCAACCCGTATCACGAGTTCTACTATGCCGGCAGCGCGATTTACGCAGATGCCGCCCCCAGCGCGGTGACCCCTGCGGTGCTGCAGGAACTCGGTGTGCGTGACGAGAACATTCTGGAGCTGACCCGCAGTGGCAACCTGCAGGCCGATGTTGAAGCGGATGCGGCCATCTGGGCTTCGGTCAAGCGGGGCGAGACCTACTGGGTCAAGGGCACCAATGTGGTGTTCATCTCCTATGCCGGCGGCGAACTGGCACCGCTGGCGCCCTCGACCGACAAGTCCGCGCACGGTGTTGGAACTTCGGCCGCCGTGTTGTTGGCCAACCCGGAGGCGGTGATTCTGTTCGTCGAAACCGAAGGTGCGCTGGGTAGCGATGTGGCCCATGATTTCGCTTTCTTGCATCCGGCGGTCGACATCCTGACGACCAGCTACGGCGTTTCCATTCCCAACACCGGTTTCCCGTTGCCGGAATGGCGCACCTTCCACAACAGCTATCCGGCTGTGGTTGAGATGGGCAAGCTGCATTTCAGTTCAGGTGGTAACGGCCCGGGCCTGACGCCGCTGCGTGCCGGTGCCGGACCGTGGTGGAGTATCGGTGTCTCAGGGGTTGAAGAAGGCACCTCAGAGGGGCGCGCCGCCCTGTCCGGGCTGTTCCCGGATTTCCTGTCGGATTTCACCCAGGACCTGCCGTATTGTCATGATGCCGAAGACTGCTACAGCAACGTCGGTGGCACCAGTTTCTCCACCCCGCGTGCGGCCGGTGTGGCCTCGCGTGTGCTCCTTGATGCCCGTCGCCTGAGTGCCCACAAAGGTGGGATTCGCGAGCATCAAGGCCAGGCCGTGATGGTTGCAAGTGAAGGCCTGAGTATCAGCAACTGGCTGTTGCGCCGAGCGTTGGAGCAGGCTGCATTCGTACCTGATTCACTCGCCTACGACCCGGTGTCCGGGGTGACCGACATCGTTGGGATTCCGATCAACCCGTTGGCGCCGTGGCTGCAGGTGGGTTGGGGCGACTTGACCGCCGATCCCGAAAAAGGTGTGGTGAGTGCCGCGCTGGCGCATCTGGGTTACCCCGGCGATGCGCGTGAGAAAGCACTCGGCTTCTGCGAGTTCCAGACGGAAGTTATCGCGGTGCGCAAACTCTATTGGGACAACATCGCTGCAACCCTGCCCGACGTGCTGGGTGGCGATGCGCCGCCGCCGGCGCTGGATGAAGACCCGTTCATCTACTGCGAGTCGATGCTGCCGTTCTAG
- a CDS encoding NAD(P)H-dependent flavin oxidoreductase: protein MNALKTRLTELLGCDYPIVQTAMGWVADAKLVIGTSNAGGFGFLAAATMSTPELEAAIAEVRAGTERQFGVNFHMFQPNAREVIEVVLKNRDRVRAVSYGRGPDAATIQSFKDAGVLCMPTVGALKHAIKAVELGADIITIQGGEGGGHTGSVPTTLLLPQVLDAVDVPVVAAGGFSNGRGLAGALAYGAAGIAMGTRFLMTAESPVPASTLQRYVEVKDPARIRASKALDGMPQRMIDNPFLLSLERGGFLRRLFVALSSAWQWKAYTGMSTAHMLKTAISALREGDSAIQTMMAANAPVIIQRAMVQGKPDEGVLPSGQVAAVIDELPPVQAVIDGIVRDAQRQLAALTGE from the coding sequence ATGAATGCGCTCAAGACCCGACTGACCGAGCTGCTCGGTTGCGACTACCCGATCGTGCAAACCGCGATGGGCTGGGTGGCCGATGCCAAGCTGGTGATCGGCACCTCCAACGCCGGTGGCTTCGGGTTTCTGGCCGCAGCCACCATGTCGACACCGGAACTGGAAGCGGCGATTGCCGAGGTGCGTGCCGGTACGGAACGCCAGTTCGGCGTCAACTTTCACATGTTTCAGCCCAATGCCCGTGAGGTCATTGAGGTGGTGCTGAAGAACCGCGACCGGGTTCGTGCGGTGAGTTACGGGCGAGGCCCGGATGCCGCGACCATCCAGAGTTTCAAGGATGCCGGCGTGCTGTGCATGCCCACCGTGGGTGCGCTCAAACATGCGATCAAGGCCGTTGAGCTGGGTGCTGACATCATCACCATTCAGGGCGGCGAGGGCGGCGGTCACACCGGCTCGGTGCCCACCACCTTGCTGTTGCCGCAGGTGCTGGATGCGGTCGATGTGCCGGTGGTCGCGGCCGGTGGTTTCTCCAACGGGCGTGGTCTGGCCGGTGCGTTGGCCTACGGCGCTGCCGGTATCGCCATGGGCACGCGTTTCCTGATGACCGCTGAGTCGCCCGTGCCGGCGTCCACGCTGCAGCGCTACGTCGAGGTCAAGGATCCGGCGCGTATCCGCGCATCAAAGGCGCTGGATGGCATGCCGCAACGCATGATCGACAATCCGTTTCTGCTCAGTCTGGAGCGCGGCGGTTTCCTGCGGCGTCTGTTCGTTGCGCTGTCGTCGGCCTGGCAATGGAAGGCCTACACCGGCATGAGCACCGCGCACATGCTCAAGACCGCCATCAGCGCACTGCGCGAGGGTGATTCGGCGATCCAGACCATGATGGCTGCCAACGCGCCGGTGATCATCCAGCGCGCCATGGTTCAGGGCAAACCGGATGAGGGCGTGTTGCCTTCGGGGCAGGTGGCCGCTGTGATTGACGAACTGCCGCCCGTGCAGGCCGTGATCGATGGCATCGTGCGTGATGCCCAGCGTCAACTTGCGGCATTAACCGGCGAGTAA